In Topomyia yanbarensis strain Yona2022 chromosome 2, ASM3024719v1, whole genome shotgun sequence, one DNA window encodes the following:
- the LOC131683718 gene encoding glucose dehydrogenase [FAD, quinone]-like, whose protein sequence is MGPLDTHGTLMRIVYTRPGCVVMLLVIDAIIWLYRSDIVDFHNRVQDIPPQFIYDVYDFVVVGGGSAGAAVAARLSEVCNWNILLLEAGPDETYLTDLPYLYPALQRSNLDWNYLTEPNPNFCQGMENNQCAWPRGKVLGGSSVLNAMMYIRGNKEDYDEWESFGNIGWSWKDVLPYFIKMENVRDPKIAKLPWHGTTGPITVEQFKNRSVLMNYFFEAARQMNQPIADEMNGPSQNVFGPLHGSIRDGLRCSTAKGYLRPVWTRKNFHVSMNSMVEKVLIDPGDKRAYGVMFNKGNERHYVLALKEVILSAGSINTPQLLMLSGVGPKEDLQAHGIEVIHDSPGVGKNLQDHVATGGITFIIQNPNNTGPLSITLLSSVSASSVRDFAFNNSGIFMNMPSCQVMGFINTKYQPVNSTRPDIQIFMSAQSELADGGNWAAYGAALSSQYYAKNFERWVFHDSFLIMPLLMRPLSRGYLKLRSKNPYDKIKIYPNYFAVRHDVDVLIEGLKYCLQLAKTPALQTLNATLIYDTEPSATCSGRTGDDFYECLVRHFSQTIYHPIGTTSMGPKTDPMAVVDDQLRVYGIKGLRVIDAGIMPTITTGNTNAAVIMIGEKGADMIKLAYLPALVKDPNLEECHTYDFKYN, encoded by the exons ATGGGACCGTTGGATACCCACGGTACGCTTATGCGAATCGTCTACACCCGACCGGGATGTGTTGTGATGCTTCTGGTAATAGATGCCATAATTTGGTTATATAGGTCAGACATCGTAGATTTTCACAATCGCGTTCAGGACATTCCACCGCAGTTCATCTATGATGTGTACGATTTTGTAGTGGTTGGAGGAGGAAGTGCAGGTGCAGCTGTAGCTGCAAGGCTATCGGAAGTTTGCAACTGGAACATACTCTTGCTGGAAGCCGGACCTGATGAAACATATCTTACGGACCTACCGTATCTTTACCCTGCATTGCAGAGGTCAAATTTGGATTGGAATTATCTTACGGAACCTAACCCAAATTTCTGCCAGGGGATGGAGAATAATCAGTGCGCTTGGCCTAGGGGAAAAGTACTCGGTGGATCTTCTGTATTGAATGCAATGATGTATATTCGTGGCAACAAAGAAGATTATGATGAGTGGGAAAGTTTTGGCAACATAGGCTGGAGCTGGAAGGACGTGTTgccatattttattaaaatggaAAATGTGCGTGATCCAAAAATCGCCAAGCTGCCATGGCACGGAACCACCGGACCAATCACTGTTGAGCAGTTTAAAAATCGTTCCGTTTTGATGAACTATTTTTTTGAGGCTGCTAGGCAGATGAATCAACCGATTGCCGATGAAATGAATGGTCCGTCGCAGAATGTATTCGGGCCTCTTCATGGCTCAATAAGAGATGGTTTACGTTGTAGTACTGCAAAGGGTTATTTGCGACCCGTATGGACAAGGAAGAATTTTCATGTATCGATGAATTCTATGGTTGAAAAAGTGTTGATAGATCCTGGCGACAAAAGAGCATATGGCGTTATGTTCAATAAGGGAAATGAACGGCACTATGTTTTGgctttaaaagaagttattttaTCAGCTGGATCAATAAACACCCCCCAACTTCTGATGTTGTCGGGAGTTGGCCCGAAGGAAGATTTGCAAGCCCATGGCATCGAAGTAATTCATGATTCTCCAggtgttggaaaaaatcttcaagATCACGTAGCAACTGGTGGTATTACGTTCATTATCCAGAATCCCAACAACACTGGACCGCTATCAATTACACTGCTGAGCTCGGTGTCGGCCTCATCAGTTCGCGATTTTGCGTTCAACAATAGTGGAATATTTATGAACATGCCGTCCTGTCAAGTGATGGGATTTATCAACACAAAGTACCAACCAGTAAATAGTACCCGCCCAGACATCCAAATATTTATGTCCGCTCAGTCTGAGTTAGCTGACGGGGGGAACTGGGCAGCCTATGGGGCAGCACTTTCCTCCCAGTATTATGCTAAGAATTTCGAACGTTGGGTTTTTCATGATTCTTTTCTGATCATGCCGCTTCTGATGCGACCACTGAGTCGAGGGTACCTCAAGTTGAGAAGCAAGAATCCGTacgataaaatcaaaatttatcccAATTATTTCGCCGTTAGACACGATGTGGATGTTTTg ATTGAAGGATTAAAATATTGTCTTCAGTTGGCAAAGACCCCTGCTTTACAAACTTTGAATGCGACATTGATCTACGATACGGAACCGAGTGCTACTTGCAGCGGTAGAACCGGCGACGATTTTTACGAATGTTTAGTTCGACATTTTTCGCAAACCATCTATCATCCAATTGGAACTACCTCGATGGGTCCCAAAACCGATCCCATGGCTGTGGTTGACGATCAGCTCAGAGTTTACGGCATCAAAGGTTTGCGGGTAATCGATGCGGGCATCATGCCTACAATTACTACCGGCAACACAAATGCGGCTGTGATCATGATTGGAGAAAAGGGTGCCGATATGATAAAACTTGCCTATCTCCCCGCCCTTGTGAAGGATCCGAATCTGGAGGAGTGCCACACGTATGATTTTAAATACAACTAG